The Enterobacter kobei genome has a segment encoding these proteins:
- a CDS encoding 4'-phosphopantetheinyl transferase family protein has product MATHFARGILTEGRLVSARISSACHSEALKLPEHRRTRFLASRALLAELMFMLYGTSELPEIITQPEGRPVFADPDLPRFSIAYTGNIIGVALTTEGDCGLDMELQRATRGFHGASPHDDYPLSSNEKLWVRNQTDPVEARAQLITLRQSIRKLCGCASDDARQLQLLPGSGRLRAAQATLVEALSDAEDVLIWSVAVSPAIERLKVWAFDSKEGWRTLPDVPERANEPAARLMRLTSLPAEKAYILN; this is encoded by the coding sequence ATGGCAACGCACTTTGCAAGAGGGATACTCACAGAAGGACGTCTCGTATCGGCCAGAATCTCTTCCGCCTGTCACAGTGAGGCGCTCAAACTCCCCGAACACCGCAGAACGCGTTTTTTAGCGTCCAGAGCGCTGCTCGCAGAACTGATGTTCATGCTGTATGGCACCAGCGAACTGCCTGAGATCATCACCCAACCCGAAGGCCGCCCGGTCTTTGCCGACCCGGATCTCCCCCGTTTTTCTATTGCCTACACGGGGAATATCATTGGTGTAGCGCTAACCACCGAGGGGGATTGCGGGCTGGATATGGAGCTTCAGCGTGCAACGCGAGGATTCCACGGTGCAAGCCCGCACGATGACTACCCGCTCTCAAGTAATGAAAAACTCTGGGTGCGCAACCAAACCGATCCCGTCGAGGCCAGAGCTCAGCTCATCACCCTGCGCCAGAGCATCCGCAAGCTCTGCGGTTGTGCCTCAGATGATGCCCGTCAGTTGCAGCTGTTACCAGGCTCCGGACGCCTGCGTGCCGCTCAGGCAACGCTTGTAGAAGCGCTCAGCGATGCAGAAGATGTGTTGATATGGTCCGTTGCCGTCAGCCCCGCCATCGAACGGCTAAAGGTTTGGGCATTTGACAGTAAAGAGGGATGGCGTACTCTTCCGGATGTGCCCGAGCGAGCCAACGAACCCGCCGCACGTCTGATGCGATTAACCAGCTTACCGGCAGAAAAAGCATACATCCTTAACTGA
- a CDS encoding MFS transporter, with translation MARFLFCSFALVLLYPSGIDMYLVGLPHIARDLGASEAQLHIAFSAYLAGMASSMVFAGKIADKAGRQPVAITGAIVFALASILCSVAQESTLFLTGRFIQGIGAGGCYVVAFAILRDTLSAQRRAKVLSMLNGITCIIPVLAPVVGYLIMLKLPWQSLFWTMAAMGALVFVLSIAVLKETHPGSQNSGHTASIHPAEKLINRFFLSRLAVTTLSVAVILTYVNVSPVLLMETMGFDRGEYSTVMALTAMVSMAVSFSTPFALNIFSQRMLMLTSQVLFLAAGLILATASSHAVMLVGITLICAGFSVGFGVAMSQALGPFSLRAGVASSVLGIAQVCGSSLWIWLAAVIGLNALNMLIGILIGCSMVCITLLLVIQPAANYEEAHQQSRS, from the coding sequence ATGGCTCGTTTTCTGTTTTGTAGTTTTGCGCTTGTTCTGCTTTATCCGTCTGGCATTGATATGTATCTGGTGGGATTACCGCACATCGCCCGCGATCTGGGTGCCAGCGAAGCGCAGCTGCATATTGCGTTTTCGGCCTACCTCGCGGGGATGGCGTCGTCGATGGTGTTTGCCGGAAAAATTGCGGATAAGGCAGGTCGTCAGCCTGTCGCGATTACCGGTGCGATTGTGTTCGCCCTGGCATCGATACTGTGTTCCGTCGCCCAGGAAAGCACCCTGTTCCTGACAGGACGTTTTATTCAGGGCATTGGGGCGGGTGGCTGCTATGTGGTGGCCTTTGCGATCCTGCGCGATACCTTAAGCGCCCAGCGTCGCGCGAAGGTGCTCTCCATGCTGAACGGCATAACCTGCATCATCCCGGTGCTGGCTCCCGTCGTAGGCTATCTGATCATGCTGAAACTCCCGTGGCAAAGCCTGTTCTGGACCATGGCAGCCATGGGTGCGCTGGTGTTTGTCCTGTCGATTGCCGTGCTGAAAGAGACCCACCCGGGTTCGCAGAATAGCGGTCATACCGCAAGCATTCACCCGGCCGAGAAACTCATCAACCGCTTTTTCCTCAGTCGCCTGGCCGTCACTACGCTCAGCGTGGCGGTGATCCTGACCTATGTAAACGTTTCACCTGTATTGCTGATGGAGACCATGGGCTTCGATCGCGGAGAATATTCAACGGTGATGGCCTTAACCGCCATGGTCAGTATGGCCGTCTCCTTCTCCACTCCTTTTGCACTCAATATTTTCAGCCAGCGCATGCTGATGCTGACCTCGCAGGTGCTGTTCCTCGCTGCAGGTCTGATCCTGGCGACGGCAAGCTCACACGCGGTGATGCTGGTGGGCATTACCCTCATTTGCGCCGGATTCTCGGTTGGTTTTGGCGTCGCGATGAGTCAGGCGCTCGGCCCATTCTCGCTGCGGGCAGGCGTGGCAAGCTCGGTGCTGGGGATCGCGCAGGTCTGCGGTTCATCGCTGTGGATTTGGCTGGCGGCGGTCATCGGACTTAACGCGCTCAATATGCTGATCGGGATTCTGATTGGCTGTAGCATGGTCTGCATCACTTTACTTTTGGTTATCCAGCCTGCGGCAAACTATGAAGAAGCCCATCAGCAATCTCGATCTTAA
- the pstA gene encoding phosphate ABC transporter permease PstA, translating into MATLEMQSTAQLAESRRKMQAKRRFKNRIALTLSMATMAFGLFWLIWILMSTITRGIDGMSLALFTEMTPPPNTAGGGLANALAGSGLLILWATVFGTPLGIMAGIYLAEYGRKSWLAEVIRFINDILLSAPSIVVGLFVYTIVVAQMEHFSGWAGVIALALLQVPIVIRTTENMLKLVPDSLREAAYALGTPKWKMISAITLKASVSGIMTGILLAIARIAGETAPLLFTALSNQFWSTDMMQPIANLPVTIFKFAMSPFAEWQQLAWAGVLIITLCVLLLNILARVIFAKKKHG; encoded by the coding sequence ATGGCGACTCTCGAAATGCAAAGCACCGCTCAGCTGGCGGAATCCCGCCGCAAAATGCAGGCAAAGCGTCGTTTTAAAAACCGCATTGCGCTGACGCTTTCCATGGCGACGATGGCGTTCGGCCTGTTCTGGCTGATCTGGATCCTGATGTCCACCATCACCCGTGGTATTGATGGCATGTCGCTGGCGCTATTCACCGAAATGACGCCGCCGCCAAACACGGCGGGTGGTGGTCTGGCGAACGCCCTGGCGGGGAGTGGATTACTGATCCTGTGGGCGACCGTGTTCGGTACGCCGCTGGGCATTATGGCGGGTATCTACCTGGCAGAGTACGGGCGTAAATCCTGGCTGGCTGAGGTGATTCGCTTCATTAACGACATCCTGCTTTCTGCTCCGTCGATTGTCGTGGGTCTGTTTGTTTACACCATCGTGGTTGCGCAAATGGAACACTTCTCCGGCTGGGCGGGTGTGATTGCGCTGGCGCTGCTGCAGGTGCCTATTGTGATTCGTACCACCGAGAACATGCTGAAACTGGTGCCGGACAGCCTGCGTGAAGCGGCTTATGCGCTGGGTACGCCGAAGTGGAAAATGATCTCTGCGATTACGCTGAAAGCGTCGGTCTCCGGGATCATGACCGGGATTCTGCTGGCTATCGCCCGTATTGCCGGTGAAACGGCTCCGCTGCTGTTTACTGCCCTCTCCAACCAGTTCTGGAGCACGGACATGATGCAGCCGATCGCCAACCTGCCGGTGACGATCTTTAAATTTGCGATGAGCCCATTCGCGGAATGGCAGCAGCTGGCCTGGGCCGGGGTGCTGATCATCACCCTTTGCGTACTGTTGCTGAACATTCTGGCGCGCGTCATTTTCGCGAAGAAGAAACACGGTTAA
- a CDS encoding NADPH-dependent FMN reductase, translating to MSDTLKVVTLLGSLRKGSFNGMVARTLPQLAPAGMEISALPSIGDIPLYDADVQQEEGFPQSVEALADQIRQADGVVIVTPEYNYSVPGGLKNAIDWLSRLPEQPLAGKPVLIQTSSMGAIGGARCQYHLRQILVFLDAMVMNKPEFMGGVIQNKVDPQTGDVVDQSTRDHLSGQLTAFGDYIKRVKA from the coding sequence ATGTCTGATACGTTGAAAGTTGTTACGTTACTGGGAAGCCTGCGCAAAGGTTCATTTAACGGGATGGTTGCCCGCACGCTGCCACAGCTGGCACCGGCAGGTATGGAGATTAGCGCCCTGCCGTCTATTGGTGACATCCCGCTGTATGATGCAGATGTCCAGCAGGAAGAAGGGTTCCCGCAGAGCGTTGAGGCGCTGGCAGATCAGATCCGCCAGGCCGACGGCGTGGTCATTGTCACCCCGGAGTATAACTACTCGGTTCCGGGTGGCCTGAAGAATGCCATCGACTGGCTGTCCCGTTTACCTGAGCAGCCGCTGGCGGGTAAACCGGTACTCATCCAGACCAGTTCTATGGGTGCCATTGGTGGCGCACGCTGCCAGTACCACCTGCGCCAGATCCTGGTATTCCTGGATGCGATGGTGATGAACAAGCCGGAGTTTATGGGTGGCGTGATTCAGAACAAGGTCGACCCACAGACGGGTGACGTGGTGGACCAGAGCACGCGTGACCATCTGTCTGGTCAGCTGACGGCGTTTGGGGATTATATTAAGCGGGTTAAAGCCTGA
- the pstB gene encoding phosphate ABC transporter ATP-binding protein PstB, protein MSMVDTAPGKIQVRDLNFYYGKFHALKNINLDIAKNQVTAFIGPSGCGKSTLLRTFNKMYSLYPEQRAEGEIILDGENILTQAQDIALLRAKVGMVFQKPTPFPMSIYDNIAFGVRLFEKLSRADMDERVQWALTKAALWNETKDKLHQSGYSLSGGQQQRLCIARGIAIRPEVLLLDEPCSALDPISTGRIEELITELKQDYTVVIVTHNMQQAARCSDHTAFMYLGELIEFSDTDALFTRPAKKQTEDYITGRYG, encoded by the coding sequence ATGAGTATGGTTGATACTGCCCCGGGTAAGATTCAGGTTCGTGATTTGAACTTCTACTACGGCAAATTCCATGCCCTGAAGAACATCAACCTGGATATCGCGAAGAACCAGGTCACGGCATTTATCGGTCCGTCTGGCTGTGGTAAATCCACGCTGCTGCGTACCTTTAACAAAATGTATTCGCTCTATCCGGAGCAGCGTGCTGAAGGTGAAATCATCCTGGACGGTGAAAACATTCTGACCCAGGCGCAGGATATCGCCCTGCTGCGCGCCAAAGTGGGGATGGTGTTCCAGAAACCGACGCCGTTCCCGATGTCCATTTATGACAACATCGCCTTTGGCGTTCGTCTGTTTGAAAAGCTTTCCCGTGCCGATATGGACGAGCGCGTGCAGTGGGCGTTGACCAAGGCCGCATTATGGAACGAAACCAAAGATAAACTTCACCAGAGCGGGTACTCTCTGTCCGGTGGTCAGCAGCAGCGTCTGTGCATTGCGCGCGGTATTGCTATTCGCCCGGAAGTGTTGCTGCTTGATGAGCCGTGTTCAGCGCTGGACCCGATCTCAACTGGCCGTATTGAAGAGCTGATCACCGAGCTGAAGCAGGATTACACCGTGGTTATCGTGACCCACAACATGCAGCAGGCTGCGCGTTGCTCCGATCACACCGCGTTTATGTACCTGGGCGAGCTGATCGAGTTCAGCGATACGGACGCGCTGTTCACCAGACCGGCGAAGAAACAAACCGAAGATTACATTACTGGCCGCTACGGTTGA
- the adeP gene encoding adenine permease AdeP, whose translation MSQQHTTQTSGQGLLERVFKLREHGTTARTEVIAGFTTFLTMVYIVFVNPQILGVAGMDTSAVFVTTCLIAALGSILMGVFANLPVALAPAMGLNAFFAFVVVQAMGLPWQVGMGAIFWGAIGLLLLTIFRVRYWMIANIPVSLRVGITSGIGLFIGMMGLKNAGVIVANPETLVSIGHLTSHNVLLGVLGFFIIAILASRNIHAAVLVSIVVTTLLGWMLGDVHYNGIVSAPPSVSTVIGHVDLAGSLNLGLAGVIFSFMLVNLFDSSGTLIGVTDKAGLADEKGKFPRMKQALFVDSISSVAGSFIGTSSVTAYIESSSGVSVGGRTGLTAVVVGILFLLVIFLSPLAGMVPPYAAAGALIYVGVLMTSSLSRVKWDDLTEAVPAFITAVMMPFSFSITEGIALGFISYCVMKIGTGRFRDLSPCVIVVALLFVLKIVFIDAH comes from the coding sequence ATGAGTCAACAACACACTACCCAGACATCTGGTCAGGGTCTGCTTGAGCGCGTGTTTAAACTGCGCGAGCACGGCACAACGGCACGCACCGAAGTGATCGCCGGTTTCACCACCTTCCTGACGATGGTCTACATCGTTTTTGTGAACCCTCAAATTCTGGGCGTTGCTGGCATGGATACCAGCGCCGTCTTTGTGACTACCTGTCTGATTGCGGCGCTTGGCAGCATCCTGATGGGCGTGTTCGCTAACCTGCCGGTTGCGCTGGCTCCCGCTATGGGTCTGAACGCCTTCTTCGCGTTCGTGGTGGTTCAGGCGATGGGGCTGCCGTGGCAGGTAGGCATGGGCGCAATTTTCTGGGGCGCTATTGGTCTGCTGCTGCTGACCATTTTCCGCGTACGTTACTGGATGATCGCGAACATTCCGGTGAGCCTGCGCGTGGGTATTACCAGCGGTATTGGTCTGTTCATCGGTATGATGGGGCTGAAAAACGCCGGTGTGATCGTTGCGAACCCGGAAACGCTGGTGAGCATTGGTCATCTGACCTCGCATAACGTGCTGCTGGGCGTGCTGGGCTTCTTCATCATTGCGATCCTGGCCTCCCGCAATATTCATGCGGCGGTGCTGGTGTCCATCGTGGTCACGACCTTACTGGGCTGGATGCTGGGCGACGTTCACTATAACGGTATCGTCTCTGCGCCACCGAGCGTTTCAACCGTGATTGGTCACGTTGACCTGGCGGGTTCCCTGAACCTGGGCCTGGCGGGTGTGATTTTCTCCTTCATGCTGGTCAACCTGTTTGACTCCTCCGGTACGCTGATTGGCGTGACGGACAAAGCAGGTCTGGCGGATGAGAAAGGGAAATTCCCACGCATGAAGCAGGCGCTGTTTGTGGATAGCATCTCTTCCGTCGCGGGCTCTTTCATCGGCACCTCGTCTGTTACCGCTTACATTGAATCCTCTTCCGGCGTGTCCGTGGGTGGTCGTACCGGCCTGACGGCAGTGGTGGTGGGTATTCTGTTCCTGCTGGTGATCTTCCTCTCTCCGCTGGCGGGTATGGTTCCTCCGTATGCGGCAGCTGGCGCGCTGATTTACGTGGGGGTGCTGATGACCTCCAGCCTGTCACGCGTGAAGTGGGATGATTTAACCGAAGCGGTGCCGGCGTTTATTACCGCCGTGATGATGCCATTCAGCTTCTCGATCACCGAAGGTATCGCGCTGGGCTTTATCTCGTACTGCGTGATGAAGATCGGTACCGGCCGCTTCCGCGATCTCAGCCCGTGCGTGATTGTTGTTGCGCTGCTGTTTGTGCTGAAGATTGTGTTTATCGATGCGCACTAA
- the yieH gene encoding 6-phosphogluconate phosphatase produces MSGIEAVFFDCDGTLVDSEVICSRAYVTMFQEFGITLELEEVFKRFKGVKLYEIIDIINEEHGVFLAKADLEPVYRAEVARLFDSELEVIAGANTLLDAMTVPICVVSNGPVSKMQHSLGKLEMLHHFPEKLFSGYDIQRWKPDPALMFHAAKAMNVNVENCILVDDSSAGAQSGIDAGMEVFYFCADPHNKPIVHPNVTTFTDLAQLPELWKARGWDITR; encoded by the coding sequence ATGTCCGGAATTGAAGCGGTATTTTTTGACTGCGACGGTACGCTGGTCGACAGTGAGGTCATTTGTTCCCGCGCGTATGTCACCATGTTCCAGGAATTTGGCATTACGCTGGAGCTCGAAGAGGTGTTTAAGCGCTTTAAGGGCGTGAAGCTCTACGAGATTATCGACATCATTAACGAAGAACACGGTGTCTTTCTGGCAAAAGCGGATCTGGAGCCGGTGTATCGCGCCGAGGTTGCACGCCTGTTCGACTCAGAGCTGGAAGTCATAGCAGGCGCAAACACGCTGCTGGATGCGATGACGGTGCCGATCTGCGTGGTCTCTAACGGTCCGGTCAGCAAAATGCAGCACTCGCTCGGCAAGCTTGAAATGTTGCACCATTTCCCGGAAAAACTGTTCAGCGGCTACGATATCCAGCGCTGGAAGCCCGACCCGGCGCTGATGTTCCATGCGGCGAAAGCGATGAACGTCAACGTCGAGAACTGCATTCTGGTGGATGACTCGTCTGCGGGTGCGCAGTCCGGCATTGATGCAGGGATGGAGGTGTTTTACTTCTGTGCCGATCCGCACAACAAGCCGATCGTTCATCCAAACGTGACGACCTTTACCGATCTGGCGCAGTTGCCGGAGCTGTGGAAAGCGCGCGGGTGGGATATTACTCGGTAG
- the pstC gene encoding phosphate ABC transporter permease PstC, whose protein sequence is MAATKPAFNPPGKKGDMIFSALVKLAALIVLLLLGGIIVSLIFSSWPSIQKFGFSFLWTKEWDAPNDVYGALVPIYGTLVTSFIALLIAVPVSFGIALFLTELAPGWLRRPLGIAIELLAAIPSIVYGMWGLFIFAPLFATYFQEPVGNVLSAIPFVGALFSGPAFGIGILAAGVILAIMIIPYIAAVMRDVFEQTPVMMKESAYGIGCTTWEVIWRIVLPFTKNGVIGGVMLGLGRALGETMAVTFIIGNTYQLDSVSLYMPGNSITSALANEFAEAESGLHVAALMELGLILFVITFIVLAISKLMILRLAKNEGAR, encoded by the coding sequence ATGGCTGCAACCAAGCCTGCATTTAACCCTCCGGGTAAAAAAGGTGACATGATTTTCAGCGCGCTGGTCAAACTGGCTGCGCTGATTGTGCTATTGCTGCTGGGCGGCATTATCGTGTCTCTGATTTTCTCCTCCTGGCCGAGCATTCAGAAATTCGGTTTCTCCTTCCTGTGGACCAAAGAGTGGGATGCGCCGAACGACGTTTACGGTGCGCTGGTGCCCATTTACGGCACGCTGGTGACCTCGTTCATCGCTCTGCTGATTGCGGTTCCGGTAAGCTTCGGTATTGCCCTGTTCCTGACGGAACTGGCGCCAGGCTGGCTGCGTCGTCCGCTGGGCATCGCCATTGAACTGCTGGCGGCCATTCCAAGTATTGTGTACGGCATGTGGGGCCTGTTTATCTTTGCGCCGCTGTTTGCCACATACTTCCAGGAGCCGGTGGGAAATGTTCTTTCTGCCATTCCGTTTGTGGGCGCCCTCTTCTCTGGCCCGGCATTCGGTATTGGTATTCTTGCGGCAGGGGTGATCCTCGCCATCATGATTATTCCGTACATTGCGGCGGTTATGCGCGATGTCTTTGAACAAACGCCGGTGATGATGAAAGAGTCGGCCTACGGCATCGGCTGCACTACCTGGGAAGTCATCTGGCGCATTGTCCTTCCGTTCACCAAAAATGGGGTGATCGGCGGCGTCATGCTGGGATTAGGCCGTGCGTTGGGTGAAACCATGGCGGTCACCTTTATCATCGGTAACACCTACCAGCTCGACAGTGTCTCTCTGTATATGCCGGGTAACAGTATTACCTCTGCACTGGCGAACGAGTTTGCCGAAGCGGAATCCGGGCTGCACGTCGCGGCGCTGATGGAACTGGGTCTGATTCTGTTCGTTATCACCTTCATTGTTCTGGCGATTTCCAAGCTGATGATCCTGCGTCTCGCGAAAAATGAGGGGGCACGCTGA
- the pstS gene encoding phosphate ABC transporter substrate-binding protein PstS, which yields MKVMRTTVATVVAATLSLSAFSVFAEASLTGAGATFPAPVYAKWADTYQKETGNKVNYQGIGSSGGVKQITANTVDFGASDAPLSDDKLNQDGLFQFPTVIGGVVLAINLPGVKSGELVLDGKTLGDIYLGKIKKWDDEAIAKLNPGLKLPAQNIAVVRRADGSGTSFVFTSYLAKVNEEWKSKVGSGSTVNWPTGLGGKGNDGIAAFVQRLPGSIGYVEYAYAKQNNLSYTKLVSADGKPVSPTEENFANAAKGADWSKSFAQDLTNQKGEGAWPITSTTFILVHKEQKKPEQGAEVLKFFDWAYKNGAKQANDLDYASLPDSVVEQIRAAWKTNVKDSSGKALY from the coding sequence ATGAAAGTTATGCGTACCACTGTCGCAACTGTTGTCGCCGCGACCTTATCTCTGAGCGCGTTCTCTGTATTTGCAGAAGCAAGCCTGACTGGCGCTGGTGCAACCTTCCCTGCGCCGGTGTATGCCAAATGGGCGGATACCTACCAGAAAGAAACCGGTAATAAGGTTAACTATCAGGGTATCGGCTCCTCCGGTGGCGTAAAACAAATTACCGCTAACACCGTTGATTTCGGTGCATCAGACGCGCCGTTGTCTGACGATAAACTGAATCAGGATGGCCTGTTCCAGTTCCCGACCGTGATCGGTGGTGTGGTTCTGGCTATCAACCTGCCGGGCGTGAAGTCTGGTGAGCTGGTGCTGGATGGCAAAACCCTGGGCGACATCTACCTGGGTAAAATCAAAAAATGGGATGACGAAGCGATCGCTAAGCTCAACCCAGGCCTGAAGCTGCCTGCTCAGAACATCGCCGTGGTTCGCCGCGCGGATGGTTCTGGTACCTCCTTCGTCTTCACCAGCTACCTGGCAAAAGTGAACGAAGAGTGGAAATCGAAAGTTGGTTCCGGCTCTACCGTTAACTGGCCAACCGGTCTGGGCGGTAAAGGTAACGACGGTATCGCTGCGTTCGTACAGCGTCTGCCTGGCTCAATTGGCTACGTAGAATACGCGTACGCGAAGCAGAACAACCTGTCCTACACCAAACTGGTGTCTGCTGATGGCAAACCAGTAAGCCCGACCGAAGAGAACTTTGCTAACGCTGCAAAAGGCGCTGACTGGAGCAAATCCTTCGCGCAGGATCTGACGAACCAGAAAGGCGAAGGTGCGTGGCCAATCACCTCCACCACCTTCATCCTGGTTCACAAAGAGCAGAAGAAACCTGAGCAGGGCGCTGAAGTGCTGAAGTTCTTCGACTGGGCATACAAAAACGGCGCTAAACAGGCTAACGACCTGGACTACGCCAGCCTGCCAGACAGCGTGGTTGAGCAGATTCGTGCTGCATGGAAAACCAATGTGAAAGACAGCAGCGGTAAGGCATTGTATTAA
- the yidZ gene encoding HTH-type transcriptional regulator YidZ, producing the protein MKKPISNLDLNLLLCLQLLLQERSVTKAAKRMNVTPSAVSKSLGKLRDWFDDPLFVKTPLGLLPTPLTVSLEQDLADWMQIGNQILDKFHHDSPGGLTFMLAAETPLMLIRFNDLLEQVNQRYPQATVKMRHWDYDSLDAITRGEVDVGFTGRETHPRSRELLKLMPWFIDYEILFSDRPCVYLREDHPALQEEWDLETFLRYPHISIFWERSDTWALDEVLKEMGRERTIAMSLPGFEQAMFMAAQPGHNYIATAPHYCHHYNHLHQRKLIALPIPIDEAQAEKLTVPFTLIWHKRNSHNPKILWLRETIKALYGANSPIFA; encoded by the coding sequence ATGAAGAAGCCCATCAGCAATCTCGATCTTAACCTTTTGCTTTGTCTGCAGCTTTTGCTGCAGGAGCGCAGCGTCACCAAAGCCGCAAAGCGGATGAACGTCACGCCGTCAGCGGTAAGTAAATCACTGGGCAAGCTGCGCGACTGGTTCGACGACCCGCTGTTTGTCAAAACGCCGTTAGGGCTACTGCCCACGCCGCTAACGGTCAGCCTGGAGCAGGACCTGGCGGACTGGATGCAAATCGGCAACCAGATCCTCGACAAATTCCATCATGATTCGCCGGGCGGGCTAACGTTCATGCTGGCTGCAGAAACGCCGTTGATGCTGATCCGCTTTAATGACCTGCTGGAACAGGTGAACCAGCGCTATCCGCAGGCAACGGTGAAGATGCGTCACTGGGATTACGATTCGCTGGACGCCATTACGCGCGGGGAAGTGGATGTGGGCTTCACCGGCCGCGAAACGCACCCGCGCTCGCGGGAACTGCTGAAACTGATGCCGTGGTTTATCGACTACGAAATCCTGTTTAGCGACCGTCCGTGCGTCTATCTGCGCGAGGACCATCCGGCACTTCAGGAAGAGTGGGATCTGGAGACCTTCCTGCGCTACCCCCATATCAGCATCTTCTGGGAACGCAGCGACACCTGGGCGCTTGATGAAGTTCTCAAGGAGATGGGACGTGAGCGCACCATCGCCATGAGCCTGCCGGGCTTCGAACAGGCGATGTTTATGGCGGCTCAGCCCGGTCATAACTATATAGCCACCGCTCCGCACTACTGCCATCACTATAATCACCTCCACCAGCGGAAGCTGATCGCGCTTCCCATTCCCATTGACGAAGCGCAGGCTGAAAAGCTGACCGTTCCCTTCACGCTGATCTGGCATAAACGGAACAGCCATAATCCGAAAATCCTCTGGCTACGGGAGACCATCAAGGCCTTATACGGTGCCAACAGTCCGATTTTTGCCTAA
- the phoU gene encoding phosphate signaling complex protein PhoU — protein sequence MDNLNLNKHISGQFNAELESIRTQVMTMGGMVEQQLSDAITAMHNQDSELAKRVIEGDKNVNMMEVAIDEACVRIIAKRQPTASDLRLVMAIIKTIAELERIGDVADKICRTALEKFSQQHQPLLVSLESLGRHTVQMLHDVLDAFARMDLDEAVRIYREDKKVDQEYEGIVRQLMTYMMEDSRTIPSVLTALFCARSIERIGDRCQNICEYIFYFVKGQDFRHVGGDELDKLLAGKDPKE from the coding sequence ATGGACAACCTCAATCTTAACAAACACATTTCCGGCCAGTTCAACGCAGAGCTGGAGAGTATTCGCACGCAGGTGATGACCATGGGTGGCATGGTTGAACAGCAGCTTTCCGATGCGATTACGGCGATGCACAACCAGGACAGCGAGCTGGCGAAGCGCGTCATTGAAGGCGACAAGAACGTCAACATGATGGAAGTCGCCATCGACGAAGCGTGCGTGCGCATTATCGCGAAACGTCAGCCGACGGCGAGCGATCTGCGTCTGGTGATGGCCATCATCAAAACCATCGCCGAGCTGGAGCGTATTGGTGACGTGGCCGACAAAATCTGCCGCACCGCGCTGGAGAAATTCTCTCAGCAGCACCAGCCGCTGCTGGTGAGCCTGGAGTCACTGGGTCGGCACACCGTGCAGATGCTGCACGACGTGCTGGATGCTTTTGCGCGTATGGATCTGGACGAAGCGGTGCGTATCTACCGGGAAGACAAGAAGGTCGACCAGGAGTATGAAGGCATTGTGCGTCAGCTGATGACCTACATGATGGAAGACTCCCGTACCATCCCAAGCGTGCTGACCGCCCTGTTCTGCGCGCGCTCCATCGAGCGTATCGGCGACCGCTGCCAGAACATTTGCGAATACATTTTCTACTTCGTGAAGGGTCAGGACTTCCGTCACGTCGGCGGCGACGAGCTGGACAAGCTGCTGGCGGGTAAAGACCCGAAAGAGTGA